The following coding sequences lie in one Bifidobacteriaceae bacterium genomic window:
- a CDS encoding alpha/beta hydrolase yields MRQALTMVGLLAVAGGMTLTGCALQPRTPVSSPPPSSAPVVTDRVVPDGWERCTAAANAECTTLEVPLDWDDPDGETIELAIARVPATNQDKRLGSLLVNPGGPGGSAIGSLRDSLLPSISKDVRARYDIVAFDPRGVGQSTPVTCYTEAEQLDEFFAADWPRTPAGYEQSLEIVEPFAQACAENSGPLLAHVDTVSAAKDMDAIRGFLGDEKLNLLGYSYGTFLGATYADLFPEKVGRLVLDGALDPSVDGSLHEVEQAAGFEGALEAYLEDCLGTDICPFDGTVDQAKAEIHQFLLDVEANPLPTNDPDRPLTLPLAMSGIIVAMYDEGSWIMESTALLYALEGDGSSLLLLSDFYYERENGEYASNQMEAFIAINCVDDRLPADLASVEAHAAALKEASPTLGEFWAYTEKQCEVWPYPQVGQPHVINAPGAAPILVIGTTGDPATPYHGAVALADQLESGVLLTYQGNGHTAYGRSNDCVTKAVDTYLLEGTPPEDGLTC; encoded by the coding sequence ATGAGGCAAGCTTTGACAATGGTGGGGCTATTGGCGGTCGCGGGGGGAATGACGCTGACTGGATGCGCGCTCCAACCAAGAACCCCGGTCAGTTCGCCGCCGCCATCCTCGGCGCCAGTTGTCACAGACCGGGTGGTGCCGGACGGCTGGGAGCGTTGCACGGCTGCCGCGAACGCCGAATGCACCACCCTGGAAGTTCCCCTGGATTGGGACGACCCGGACGGCGAGACGATCGAACTGGCCATTGCGCGGGTCCCCGCGACCAACCAGGACAAGCGGCTGGGTTCCCTGTTGGTCAACCCCGGCGGTCCGGGCGGGAGCGCCATAGGGTCCCTGCGTGACAGCCTTTTGCCGTCCATCAGCAAGGATGTGCGCGCCCGGTACGACATTGTGGCGTTTGACCCCCGCGGGGTTGGCCAATCCACGCCGGTGACTTGCTACACCGAAGCCGAGCAGCTTGACGAGTTCTTCGCGGCCGACTGGCCCCGGACGCCGGCGGGCTATGAGCAGTCTTTGGAAATCGTGGAGCCGTTCGCCCAGGCGTGCGCGGAGAACTCCGGGCCGCTCCTGGCCCATGTCGACACGGTCTCAGCGGCCAAAGACATGGACGCGATCCGCGGGTTCTTGGGGGACGAGAAACTCAATTTGCTCGGCTACTCCTATGGCACCTTCTTGGGCGCGACCTATGCCGACCTGTTCCCGGAAAAGGTGGGGCGGTTAGTTCTGGACGGCGCCCTCGACCCGTCGGTGGACGGCTCGCTGCATGAGGTGGAACAAGCGGCCGGTTTCGAGGGCGCGCTGGAGGCGTACCTTGAAGACTGCCTTGGCACTGACATCTGCCCGTTCGACGGCACCGTTGACCAGGCCAAGGCCGAAATCCACCAATTCCTGCTGGACGTGGAGGCGAACCCGCTGCCGACCAACGACCCGGACCGTCCGTTGACGCTGCCGCTCGCGATGAGCGGGATCATAGTCGCGATGTATGACGAGGGCAGTTGGATCATGGAGTCGACCGCGTTGCTTTATGCCTTGGAAGGCGACGGGTCCAGCCTGCTGTTGCTGTCCGACTTCTACTACGAACGCGAGAACGGCGAGTACGCCTCGAACCAGATGGAGGCGTTCATCGCCATCAACTGCGTGGACGACCGCCTGCCGGCCGACTTGGCGTCAGTCGAGGCCCATGCAGCCGCTTTGAAGGAAGCCTCGCCCACATTGGGGGAGTTCTGGGCCTACACCGAAAAGCAGTGCGAGGTGTGGCCGTATCCGCAAGTCGGCCAGCCGCATGTGATCAACGCGCCGGGGGCGGCGCCAATCCTGGTGATTGGGACCACCGGGGATCCAGCCACCCCGTACCATGGCGCGGTCGCGCTGGCGGACCAACTGGAGTCGGGCGTGCTGTTGACCTATCAGGGCAACGGGCACACCGCCTACGGCCGCTCGAATGATTGCGTCACCAAAGCCGTCGACACTTACCTGCTGGAAGGCACACCCCCTGAGGACGGCCTGACCTGTTAG